In one Pseudomonas sp. Bout1 genomic region, the following are encoded:
- a CDS encoding YqcC family protein, which translates to MDARFPAIAEQLLLIERELRMQGWWDDVSPGAEALSSVEPFSVDTLDFHQWLQWIFLTRMKQILEQDLPLPNASGILEMAEMVYADRPLESQGLRAALKKFDQLIVDAR; encoded by the coding sequence ATGGATGCACGCTTTCCGGCGATCGCCGAACAGTTGTTGTTGATCGAGCGTGAGCTGCGCATGCAGGGCTGGTGGGACGACGTGTCCCCCGGCGCCGAGGCCTTGAGCAGCGTTGAACCCTTTTCTGTCGACACCCTGGACTTTCACCAGTGGCTGCAATGGATTTTCCTGACACGGATGAAGCAAATCCTTGAGCAGGACCTGCCGTTACCCAATGCGTCAGGGATTTTGGAGATGGCCGAGATGGTTTACGCCGATCGGCCGCTTGAAAGCCAAGGCCTGCGGGCTGCGCTGAAAAAGTTCGATCAACTGATCGTCGACGCTCGTTAA
- a CDS encoding acetolactate synthase 3 large subunit, which produces MELLSGGEMLVRFLRDEGVDYIYGYPGGALLHVYDALFKEPAVTHILVRHEQAATHMADGYARATGKAGVVLVTSGPGATNAITGIATAYMDSIPMVIISGQVASTMVGTDAFQETDMIGISRPIVKHSFMIKHASEIPEVMKKAFYLAQSGRPGPVVVDIPKDMTNPAEKFEYIFPKKAKLRSYSPAVRGHSGQIRKAAEMLLAAKRPVLYSGGGVILGGGSAPLTELAKMLNLPVTNTLMGLGAFPGSDRQFVGMLGMHGSYTANLAMHHADVILAVGARFDDRVINGASKFCPNAKIIHIDIDPASISKTIKADVPIVGPVESVLTEMVAALKEIGEAPNKDSVASWWKQIDEWRGDRGLFPYDKGDGSIIKPQTVIETLCEVTKGDAFVTSDVGQHQMFAAQYYKFDKPNRWINSGGLGTMGFGFPAAMGVKLNFPDTDVACVTGEGSIQMNIQELSTCLQYGLPVKIVCLNNGVLGMVRQWQDMSYGSRHSHSYMESLPDFVKLVEAYGHVGMRITDLKDLKPMMEEAFAMKDRLVFLDIQVDTSEHVYPMQIKDGSMRDMWLNKTERT; this is translated from the coding sequence GTGGAGCTTTTATCTGGCGGTGAGATGCTCGTCCGCTTTTTGCGTGACGAAGGCGTCGACTATATCTACGGGTACCCAGGCGGTGCTCTGCTGCATGTCTACGACGCACTGTTCAAGGAACCGGCTGTTACCCACATCCTGGTTCGCCATGAACAAGCTGCTACCCATATGGCTGACGGTTATGCCCGTGCCACCGGTAAAGCCGGTGTGGTACTGGTAACTTCCGGCCCTGGCGCGACCAATGCCATCACCGGCATCGCGACGGCTTATATGGACTCCATTCCGATGGTGATCATTTCCGGCCAGGTGGCGAGCACCATGGTGGGGACCGATGCATTCCAGGAAACCGACATGATCGGTATTTCCCGGCCGATCGTGAAACACAGCTTCATGATCAAGCATGCCTCGGAAATCCCGGAAGTCATGAAGAAGGCGTTCTACCTCGCACAGTCCGGTCGCCCGGGTCCTGTGGTGGTCGATATTCCGAAAGACATGACCAACCCGGCTGAAAAATTCGAATACATCTTCCCCAAGAAAGCCAAGCTGCGTTCCTACAGCCCGGCCGTTCGTGGGCACTCGGGGCAAATTCGCAAGGCTGCAGAAATGCTCTTGGCGGCCAAGCGTCCGGTGCTTTACTCGGGTGGCGGCGTGATTCTGGGCGGCGGTTCCGCACCGCTGACCGAACTGGCCAAGATGCTCAACCTGCCGGTAACCAATACCTTGATGGGCCTCGGTGCGTTCCCGGGTTCGGATCGTCAGTTCGTCGGCATGCTCGGTATGCACGGCAGCTACACCGCCAACCTGGCCATGCACCATGCTGACGTGATTCTCGCCGTCGGTGCGCGGTTCGATGACCGGGTGATCAACGGCGCGAGCAAATTCTGCCCGAATGCCAAGATCATCCACATCGACATCGACCCGGCATCCATCTCCAAGACCATCAAGGCCGACGTGCCTATCGTAGGTCCTGTGGAAAGCGTGCTGACCGAAATGGTTGCTGCGTTGAAGGAGATCGGCGAAGCCCCGAACAAGGATTCCGTTGCCAGCTGGTGGAAGCAGATCGACGAGTGGCGCGGTGACCGCGGCCTGTTCCCTTACGACAAGGGCGACGGCAGCATCATCAAGCCGCAAACCGTGATCGAAACCCTGTGCGAAGTGACCAAGGGCGATGCCTTTGTGACCTCCGACGTGGGCCAGCACCAGATGTTCGCGGCGCAGTACTACAAGTTCGACAAGCCTAACCGCTGGATCAACTCCGGTGGCCTGGGCACGATGGGCTTTGGTTTCCCTGCGGCCATGGGTGTGAAGCTGAACTTCCCGGACACCGACGTTGCGTGCGTCACCGGCGAAGGCAGTATCCAGATGAACATCCAGGAACTGTCGACCTGCCTGCAATATGGTCTGCCGGTGAAGATCGTCTGCCTGAACAATGGTGTACTGGGCATGGTTCGCCAGTGGCAGGACATGAGCTACGGCAGCCGTCACTCGCACTCCTACATGGAATCGCTGCCAGATTTCGTCAAGTTGGTTGAAGCCTATGGCCATGTCGGCATGCGTATCACCGATTTGAAGGATTTGAAGCCGATGATGGAAGAGGCGTTCGCCATGAAGGACCGCCTGGTGTTCCTTGATATTCAGGTCGACACCAGCGAGCACGTCTACCCGATGCAGATCAAAGATGGCTCCATGCGCGATATGTGGCTGAACAAGACGGAGCGGACCTAA
- the ilvN gene encoding acetolactate synthase small subunit: MRHIISLLLENEPGALSRVVGLFSQRNYNIESLTVAPTEDPTLSRLTLTTVGHDEVIEQITKNLNKLIEVVKLVDLSESAHIERELMLVKVKATGAQRAEIKRTTDIYRGQIVDVSASVYTVQLTGTSDKLDSFIQSIGTASILETVRSGVTGIARGDKVLSI; encoded by the coding sequence ATGCGGCACATTATCTCTCTGCTTCTGGAGAACGAACCGGGCGCCCTGTCACGTGTGGTCGGTCTGTTTTCGCAACGCAACTACAACATCGAAAGCCTGACCGTGGCGCCGACCGAAGACCCGACCCTGTCGCGCCTGACGTTGACCACCGTGGGCCATGATGAGGTGATCGAGCAGATCACCAAAAACCTCAACAAGCTGATCGAAGTGGTCAAGCTGGTCGACTTGTCGGAAAGTGCCCACATCGAGCGCGAGCTGATGCTGGTCAAGGTCAAGGCCACCGGCGCCCAGCGTGCCGAGATCAAGCGCACCACCGATATTTATCGCGGGCAGATCGTCGATGTGAGCGCCAGCGTTTATACCGTTCAATTGACCGGCACAAGCGACAAACTGGACAGCTTCATCCAGTCGATCGGGACGGCCTCGATTCTGGAAACTGTACGCAGTGGCGTCACCGGGATTGCTCGTGGCGACAAAGTACTCAGCATCTAA
- the ilvC gene encoding ketol-acid reductoisomerase: MKVYYEKDCDLSIIQGKKVAIIGYGSQGHAQACNLKDSGVDVTVGLRKGSATVAKAEAHGLKVTDVASAVAAADLVMILTPDEFQSALYKNEIEPNIKKGATLAFSHGFAIHYNQVVPRADLDVIMIAPKAPGHTVRSEFVKGGGIPDLIAIYQDASGNAKNVALSYAAGVGGGRTGIIETTFKDETETDLFGEQAVLCGGTVELVKAGFETLVEAGYAPEMAYFECLHELKLIVDLMYEGGIANMNYSISNNAEYGEYVTGPEVINAESRQAMRNALKRIQDGEYAKMFITEGATGYPSMTAKRRNNAAHGIEIIGEQLRSMMPWIGANKIVDKAKN, translated from the coding sequence ATGAAAGTTTATTACGAAAAAGATTGTGACCTGTCGATCATCCAGGGCAAAAAAGTCGCCATCATCGGCTACGGTTCCCAAGGCCACGCTCAAGCGTGCAACCTGAAAGACTCCGGCGTTGACGTGACTGTTGGCCTGCGCAAAGGCTCGGCCACTGTTGCCAAGGCTGAAGCTCACGGCCTGAAAGTAACTGACGTTGCTTCTGCTGTTGCTGCTGCCGACCTGGTCATGATCCTGACCCCGGACGAGTTCCAGTCCGCGCTGTACAAGAACGAAATCGAGCCGAACATCAAGAAAGGCGCCACCCTGGCCTTCTCCCACGGCTTCGCGATTCACTACAACCAGGTTGTGCCGCGCGCTGACCTCGACGTGATCATGATCGCGCCGAAAGCACCGGGCCACACCGTGCGTTCCGAGTTCGTCAAAGGCGGCGGTATCCCTGACCTGATCGCGATCTACCAGGACGCCTCGGGCAACGCCAAGAACGTTGCACTGTCCTACGCTGCTGGCGTGGGTGGCGGTCGTACCGGCATCATCGAAACCACCTTCAAGGACGAGACTGAAACCGACCTGTTCGGCGAACAAGCCGTTCTGTGCGGCGGTACCGTTGAGCTGGTCAAAGCCGGTTTCGAAACCCTGGTTGAAGCAGGCTACGCGCCAGAAATGGCCTACTTCGAATGCCTGCACGAGCTGAAGCTGATCGTTGACCTCATGTACGAAGGCGGTATCGCCAACATGAACTACTCGATCTCCAACAACGCCGAATACGGCGAGTACGTGACGGGCCCGGAAGTGATCAACGCCGAGTCCCGTCAGGCTATGCGCAACGCCCTGAAACGTATTCAGGACGGCGAATACGCCAAAATGTTCATCACCGAAGGCGCAACCGGCTACCCTTCGATGACCGCCAAGCGTCGTAACAACGCCGCTCACGGTATCGAAATCATCGGCGAGCAACTGCGCTCCATGATGCCGTGGATCGGTGCCAACAAGATCGTCGACAAAGCCAAAAACTAA
- the pssA gene encoding CDP-diacylglycerol--serine O-phosphatidyltransferase: MSERPEEPNQASDAESLLPIDEHIEEGHDAEGRKVRHRGIYLLPNLFTTANLFAGFYSIINSMSAQSALAAGDAVGASKYFGFAAIAIFVAMVLDGLDGRVARMTNTQSAFGAEYDSLSDMVAFGVAPALLAFAWALGDMGKVGWMVAFIYVAGAALRLARFNTQVGTADKRYFIGLASPAAAGVVAGIVWAFSDYGIQGSKMSFLVALMVAAAGMLMVSNIKYNSFKELDLKGRVPFVAILAVVLVFAVVFSDPPRILLLAFLVYAASGPVQYLLHLRQRKTLP; this comes from the coding sequence ATGAGCGAACGTCCCGAAGAGCCAAACCAGGCTTCTGACGCCGAAAGCCTGCTACCGATCGATGAACACATCGAAGAAGGGCACGATGCTGAAGGCCGTAAGGTCCGGCATCGTGGCATCTATCTTCTGCCCAATCTGTTCACCACGGCGAACCTGTTTGCAGGGTTCTATTCCATCATCAACTCCATGAGTGCCCAAAGTGCCCTGGCGGCCGGCGATGCGGTCGGAGCGAGCAAGTACTTTGGGTTTGCCGCGATTGCGATCTTCGTCGCCATGGTCCTCGATGGCCTGGATGGGCGTGTGGCGCGCATGACCAATACCCAGAGTGCCTTCGGCGCCGAGTACGACTCGCTGTCGGACATGGTTGCCTTTGGGGTGGCGCCGGCATTGCTGGCATTCGCCTGGGCGCTGGGTGACATGGGCAAGGTCGGCTGGATGGTTGCCTTCATCTATGTGGCTGGCGCGGCATTGCGCCTGGCACGCTTCAATACCCAGGTGGGGACTGCCGACAAGCGCTACTTTATTGGCTTGGCCAGCCCGGCAGCCGCAGGTGTGGTGGCGGGTATTGTCTGGGCATTCAGCGATTACGGCATCCAGGGTTCCAAGATGTCGTTCCTGGTGGCCTTGATGGTCGCCGCGGCGGGCATGCTGATGGTCAGCAACATCAAGTACAACAGCTTCAAGGAGCTGGACCTCAAGGGGCGTGTGCCATTTGTGGCGATTTTGGCAGTGGTGCTGGTGTTCGCTGTGGTCTTCAGTGACCCGCCGCGGATCTTGCTGTTGGCATTCCTTGTCTATGCGGCGTCCGGGCCGGTGCAGTACTTGCTGCATCTTCGTCAACGCAAAACGTTGCCTTAA
- the msrP gene encoding protein-methionine-sulfoxide reductase catalytic subunit MsrP: protein MLIKFPKASDCQESDVTPESLYFSRRSLLGGALAGMAASSLPRWASADDAARYADVEPGKAPGWFAEKLPSTKWQAVTVKDEAITPFKDATHYNNFYEFGTDKGDPAANAGSLKTEPWSVVIDGEVAKPGRYALEDFMKPYQLEERIYRLRCVEAWSMVIPWMGFPISELLKHVEPTSNAKYIRFETLQDPKSMPGQRSNFALIDWPYVEGLRLDEAMNPLAILAVGMYGRELPNQNGAPLRLVVPWKYGFKSVKSIVRISLVSEQPKTTWQSIAASEYGFYANVNPTVDHPRWTQARERRLPSGLFSPNVRETQMFNGYSDEVASLYTGLDLRKNY from the coding sequence ATGTTAATCAAGTTTCCCAAAGCGTCTGATTGCCAAGAATCGGACGTCACGCCTGAATCCCTCTATTTCTCTCGCCGCAGCTTGCTCGGTGGTGCGCTTGCCGGCATGGCTGCCAGCAGCCTGCCGCGTTGGGCCAGTGCGGATGATGCTGCGCGTTATGCGGATGTCGAGCCGGGCAAGGCGCCCGGCTGGTTTGCCGAAAAGCTGCCGAGTACGAAGTGGCAGGCGGTTACTGTCAAGGATGAGGCGATCACGCCGTTCAAGGACGCGACCCACTACAACAACTTCTATGAGTTTGGTACGGACAAGGGCGACCCTGCAGCCAATGCCGGTTCCCTCAAGACTGAGCCTTGGAGTGTGGTGATCGACGGAGAGGTCGCCAAGCCTGGGCGCTATGCGCTTGAAGACTTCATGAAACCGTATCAGTTGGAAGAGCGAATCTACCGTCTGCGCTGTGTAGAGGCATGGTCGATGGTCATTCCGTGGATGGGTTTCCCTATTTCGGAACTGCTCAAGCACGTCGAGCCGACTTCCAATGCCAAGTACATCCGCTTTGAAACCCTGCAAGACCCTAAGAGCATGCCGGGGCAGCGCTCGAACTTCGCCTTGATCGACTGGCCTTATGTAGAAGGGCTGCGGCTGGATGAGGCGATGAATCCTTTGGCGATCCTGGCGGTAGGCATGTATGGGCGGGAGCTGCCTAATCAGAACGGTGCGCCGTTGCGGTTAGTGGTGCCGTGGAAGTACGGGTTCAAGAGCGTTAAGTCGATCGTGCGCATCAGCCTGGTCAGCGAGCAGCCGAAAACTACCTGGCAAAGCATTGCCGCGAGCGAGTATGGGTTTTATGCGAACGTGAATCCTACCGTCGACCATCCGCGTTGGACCCAGGCGCGGGAACGACGATTGCCCAGTGGGCTGTTCAGTCCCAATGTGCGCGAGACACAAATGTTTAACGGCTACTCCGATGAAGTCGCCTCTCTTTATACGGGCCTTGATCTGCGGAAGAACTATTGA
- the msrQ gene encoding protein-methionine-sulfoxide reductase heme-binding subunit MsrQ produces MRYPIWRFGVFIAAAIWPLYWLYEAWSLALGPDPGKVLVDRLGLGTLILLLITLGMTPLQKLSGWAGWIAVRRQLGLWCFAYVVLHLAGYCVFILGLDWSQLGVELRKRPYIIVGTLGFLSLLVLAVTSNRYSQRRLGARWKKLHRLVYVILGLGLLHMVWIVRADLKEWAVYASIGALLLVLRIPPVMRRIPRLIAKKSPSATKA; encoded by the coding sequence ATGCGCTACCCGATCTGGCGGTTTGGCGTCTTTATAGCCGCAGCGATATGGCCGTTGTATTGGCTGTATGAGGCGTGGAGCCTGGCGCTGGGGCCGGATCCCGGCAAAGTGCTGGTGGATCGGCTGGGGTTGGGGACCTTGATTTTGCTGTTGATTACCCTGGGCATGACGCCATTGCAGAAACTCAGCGGGTGGGCGGGGTGGATTGCAGTGCGGCGGCAGTTGGGGTTGTGGTGCTTCGCGTATGTCGTTTTGCACCTGGCCGGCTATTGCGTATTTATCCTGGGATTGGATTGGTCGCAGCTGGGTGTCGAACTGCGCAAGCGGCCCTACATTATTGTCGGTACGTTGGGCTTTCTTTCCTTATTGGTATTGGCGGTGACGTCCAATCGCTATAGCCAGCGTCGCCTTGGCGCGCGATGGAAGAAGTTGCACCGGCTGGTTTATGTGATTCTCGGGCTGGGTCTGCTGCACATGGTGTGGATCGTGCGGGCAGATCTGAAGGAGTGGGCTGTCTATGCATCTATAGGGGCTCTGCTCCTGGTCCTGCGCATACCACCTGTAATGCGCCGAATTCCGCGCCTTATTGCTAAAAAATCACCTTCTGCAACAAAAGCGTAA